One Magnolia sinica isolate HGM2019 chromosome 2, MsV1, whole genome shotgun sequence genomic window, TGTGGCTAGGCGACTACCCATTTGAGTCCCGAGGAGGAGCCGAAGACCCCACATAGCATGTGGGTcaatgatccataccattgatgtGATTGAACTCACTTTGAGTGGCCCATACcgcaaaaatctcccagatgaaAGAAACCCTAACACTTCAATACATGTCCAGCAAATGGATAGATAGGTAAGAAAATACAGCattggtccacattcaattgaaaaaatatatatatataggaacaaAGGAACAAAGATACAATGGACTTCCAATGCCTGGTGAATTTTTAGCCCATGGTCCTCACTTCTACAAACCTTTTTTTAATAAAGGTAACGATTTTATTGAAAAGCTGCAGAGAGCAAAAAAGAATTACACAACACAACAACTACCAGAAAAAGCAAATTACATCCCCAAAAGGGCTAAAAGGATGCAAGCATCCAAATCCTTAAAGAGATCAACCCATGAAATAACTTTGCATTTGATGACTTCAACCATAGCTAATTTGTTTTCGAAGCAATGCCTATTCCCTTCTAATGCAGggtcattttcacaccgagctcgagtggggttgcttgtgggataCAGGAGCACACTAAGggtgggtgtggcccacggaggaggtctcgtgttcgagactcctcaccgggggtgattaatgcgcatttcacatcagGCTTAAGtggagtagcccgtgggatgcggggacacgctCGGGgagggcggcccatgtgatttggggcccacgaagggggtccggccgaggtcctaaccaatgcgatgtggggcctgggctatgaggtaaagggattaattcgccatactctaacagttcgagcttttagagcaagtggttaattgtcctgcatcaccttcTCCTCATATGGCCCACAAGCATGCCATCATCGCCAACCGCCAGGCCGTTTTTCCTTCCTTCCCAACTCCACTTTCATGCCAAGATGCTAAAAAGGAAGGCATAGACGATGGCAATACCCAGGAGACGCTGAGAGTTTCAAAGATAAACTCCCACACCTTCCCAAcaaaagggcaatgaatgaaTAAGTGGTCCACTGTCTCCGCTTCTTGCTTGCACATGATGCAAATGTTTGGGAGGATCATTCCTCTCTTAATCAAGTTATCCACCATAAGGACCCTATTACTTCCCAACAACCATACGAAAGCCACaacctttggggggggggggggtttgcaGAATGGTGAGGAGCTAATAGAAGGATCAGACCGAGAATCTGCCCGAACCATGAACTCTCCATACAACTGGGTCTTTCAACGAAGCGTTTATCATTACACCATTTAATTTCTCCAACTGACGACCCAAAGCATACTTTGGCAGCAAGTATTGTATAATACCTCTATTGTCTTATTTGGTCATCAAGCTTACATTTTCCAGCTAAATATTTTCAGCATATTTAATCCTTATGTTATAGTTCCAAACTTGCAATTTTGAAAACACCTTGACGAGGTCCGGTGGGTGTTGGGTTATTTTGTTGGAGGAGATAAAAATTTTATTCAAGCATCTGCACCAACAATGATGTGtattatatgggacccactttttaGAGATCCAAAATGTTCAATGGTGGCCCCATGTTGGAAGGTAGATTTACCCAAACTTCTCTGGTTtatgatgatcctagccatctgatttcTCTCCTGTTAGAGTTGGACCATTGATTGCAATTGTCCATTTTCAGAAGATGACTACGACCATCAACAGGGGAGCTATTTGGCACAGGCTATCCCATAATGGCCCACCAGATTCATAGATTATGTTACCAAAAGGCAGGTTCTGCCTGTGCCAATGCTGGGTCATGTACAAAAAATGCCGTTTCTTTCAAccaagcattgtataatacctccTCTTATGTCTACTTTCTTATTCTTCTCTGtacttttctctttctttttcttttaatgttAGGATTTTGATCCATATGAAGAAAACCCCGGATCCGCTCCTTTTAGTGAGCCCGAGACTCAAATAATGCGGAAAATCTCCAAATCATTCAATCCACACATATGGGTGAACGTGCACTCAGGAATGGAGGTAACCAATGTTTCTACTTTTTGGTATTCCTTTCCGATAAATTCTTGACAACCTATTACATTTTTTCCTGCTCTTATGAGAAATTACCATACAGCAAACTAGACTAGTAACTTCACGCTAAAGCTTTAAATTCTTAATTCAATGTTTCGGCTGGAAATCGAGGATGTGCCACTCTCAAATCGGACATGGAGCAGAATGGTCCGTAATCCGCACCATTCATCTAGCTGTACCATTCATCTAGCGGTTCCCATAGTGCATCGGCAATGGTTGAAAAAATTAATAGTATTGCCAACCCCCATTACTCAATATCAAccagtctgttttttttttttttttaaagaggttGTATCAGCCCGTGTCCCCACCGAAACTGGCCctacttccaaaaaaaaaatactttcgtttttttttttttttttttttttaatgcttttttCATTATTTCTACCAAATAGGTAccttgaaagcttattttatatTAGACCTAGGCTTATTTTGGggatcaaaacacaagatttaAGTGAGATACATTGAATAAGAGCAGAATGAATCATTTTGGGAAAAATAGAAGAGGAAAAGTATTgcctttttcatttattttttttcatccaccatttgttgtatttcaatatgATGGCCCCATTTTAGCACATCAGGCTTGCCATTAGGAAAGGGGATAAAAAAGAACTATCAAATCGTCcatgatttgtgttcaattagggccttTTTGGTTGACATTCATCAGGTCAAGCTGACAAACAACATccttatcaaagaatggtctgatacactATTCAATACACCTTAAAATTTTACAAAGAAATGATAGATTAATTTGTTCtgcattttctcttattttcttgatAATTTTTCAAAAGTTGTTgggccaaaaaaagaaaagaaaagaaaatcagccTATGCGCATGTTGTTTTTCGGCTAGGCCGATATGTTGCCGAATACCAATATTCAAAACCTTGATCAAACAAACTCAACTGTCCTACCTGTGGCCTACAATTGATAGTATGAAAGAATATAATAACCAGTGGTTGAACACAAGAAAGTTTCCACCATTTGGATGGGTAGGTTGTCCAATCTGAGTGGTTTCCTGGaagtggcccatccatgatggggacCCCACCTGATCAAGGTTGTGCAATGTGTGCAGATTCAGTGTGGGGCACCAAATAAGTAAAACAGTGCACTGTGCTCATTAGAAGTTGGAAGCATGCTTTACCATTTTCATTCATCATTTCTCCTCTTATCGTCTTTGTTTTTAACTCGTATTCATATTTAACCTCTTGGTTATCTAGGCTTTGTTCATGCCATACGACCACAGAAATACTACACCAGTTGGATTCGCAGCGGATATAATGAGGTCAATGCTAGAAAACTTGAACCATCTGCATTGTCAAGATAGATGCTTAGTTGGCTCTGGTGGGGGCTCTGTCGGGTTTGTACCTTTCACTCGGTGTAGACTCATGATAAAATCAAGCACGACAACACTGACTTGGAACTTATAAAGTTCATATTTTTTATTCAGGTATCTAGCACATGGCACTTCAACGGATTATATGCATGACATTGTCAAGGTGCCAATGGCTTTCACATTTGAGGTCAGCGAGACAGTTTCATGGCTTCTCTTTCATACAAAGATGGATGCACAGATGCTTTAATGTGTTTTTTCCCCCCTTTCTGAGCAGATTTATGGAGATTCGGAGACGTCATCGAAAGACTGCTTTAAAATGTTCAACCCCATTGATCGAATCACTTTCAACGTACGTAATTACACGGTTAAATCAAATAAACCCATCTTTTGTATAACATGAAATGTCACAATTTTTTCTTTTGGCTTTCAGAGAGTTGTTAGCAGCTGGACTGCAGCGTTTATCACGATTTTCAAGACCGGGCCCACCTGGCTGGATAAGATCCGTTCGGAGGCCTCATCCAATTCAGGTAAATGGGTTTCTATTGACACTTATGTAGAAGACAATTCGAAGGGGAGGAGCAAGAGTTCCAGGAGAATGGAAATGCTTGACCTTGGTATGCAAGAGTTGAGAACTTATTTCAGGCTCTTTCTATTGTCGTCGGTCTTGTTGATGTTCATGTTCTGTTCAAGAATCTCAAAGAACAAGTGTAAAGTGATTTTGCCAACCCCATCTCATTGAATTTGAATACAGCTACATTATCACTCATCTACTGCTATATAGAAATAGAAGAGAGATGTATTTGTTGATCCATGGTGCCAGTTTTCGTTGCATTTATCACTGTGATGCATGCACCAGCTTTAGCATGAGTGCGACATTGTCCAGTGGAGGTTGATGGTGTAGCCTCCAACAATGTCGAGGGTGCAGCTCTCAGATATTCAAGGGGTTGGTTGGTTGCATGGAATCATCACAAGGGGTGGAAAGAAAGCCTTTCTAGAAACAGAATGTCTATAAAGAGAGATGATATGTTTGGCATGCAAAAACATATCATAATTACATTTTTTGTAAAATCCAAAAATAACAGATTCTCAATTTAGTAAGGTTGTCCAGTGTTTTTTAATGTTTTATCGACTGTTTAGCCAGTCTACCTGAAATCTCAATATTATTAAATCCTTAGCATTGTGAATGTTTGGAAGGCTTAATAGAAAAATACAATTTATCAGTTGTTTAGAGGCAAAGGCAATAAATTTGTAGGGTCATCAGGATAGATAATTCAAATCAATGATTTGACCGGTTATAGAAATTTGGAACATGCTGTTTTCTTGAATTTGATCAGATGCTTTGAATTTCCAAACAAAATGATTATTGAGAGTAACGTGCAACTAATGATTAACAACACACTTAACTAGTGATGTAACGGTAGCagccatctgatgaatggataggAAATAGACGGCCCATGATTATTATATTAGAAGCTTCAACAGTGACtcagactatccatcatgtggggcccacccagaatGCACGCCCTCTTTaagtcactttgattggatgatcttaataaTTTGATTAATTGATAAGAAATGGATGGTGTATATTTATTTTACTAGACAAGGCCTGTTTAGTGATCTGGGCtatccatcacatggggcccacatgtgattGCACATGCATCCCTAAAAAACCATTTGGATTGAATAATCTGACCGTCTAATCAGTACTGAGAAAAATTGACAATCTGCCTTGATTTTAATAAAGAAGCTCCTATCAttagttgtccatcatgtggggcaacgCAATGAGGTCTGATCATTGACCTCGAACGTGCATCACgagggcccacttgagtatagcTATGTGACCATTGGTTAAACCAACATTGCATATTGAATATATTAGAAACGTGTGCATTCATTAGtttggacccacctttgattgctctTTCCTCTTAAAAACtacttgattggatgatcctagccatcaatcaATGGCTAAGACAAAGGACCGTTCATATCAATTATAGTAAATGCCCGACCATCGACTTGGACGATCCATTATGCGGGGCCCAACTTTTCATTGAACCTCCCTCCAAAAAGATCTTTTGCTTTGATTGGATGAGCCTAACTATAGAACtaatgactgagtaaaaactagAGAGCGCATATCCATTGTAATTGACGTCTAATAATTGATATGGACTATACGGCGAGTGGGCCCAACTTTTGATTATCCCCCTTCTTAAAAGTCACTTCGATTGGATTATCTCATCTATTTCATCAATGACTATACACTTTtttatttggaccatccattactTGGGCACACCTTTTATTGCTTGTTCCACTTAAAAGTCGCTTTTTTCAGCCATCTAATCAATAGTCAGGGCAAAGGAATGTCCGATCATTAACTTAGACCAtttatcatgtgggatccacctttaaCTGACCATCATCTCAAAAGATAActttgattagatgatcctaactatcGGATCAATGGGCAGCAAATATATTACTCACATTGATTATAATACGGGTCCAATAATTGatatggatcgtccatcatgttgggctcacCTTTAATTGTTCTTCCCTTTTAAAGGTCATTTTGATCCAATGATCCtgcccatttgatcaatggccaagAAAATGAATAATCCATATTAATCATAATAGATGAGGTCTGATCATCAACTTGATGGTGAATTATATGGGCCTACTTAAGACTGTTCATCTCTCCTAAAAGATGActttgatgagagagagagagagagagagagagagagagagagagagagcgctaaGATTTTGTAAATCATGATTACGaataaatttacttttttttttctctgaaaTTCCCTTCTTCATCTATTGAGAGAAATtgcaaattttgaatattttctcGTTAAGGACCTAAAATCCCATCTTTTAATGAATAGAAAATGCCAATTTAAGAAAATACTGGTTAAATTGCAATATTTATATTAGCCAAATGCACCATTATTCTTTATCATGTTTAGTTGATGGTGCTATGATTTCATGGAATCATTATCGTTCATGTTTTGATTGAAGTGGAGTATTCTAACCTTCTAAACTTGgagtaaataaaatttaaaaaaaaaaaaaaaaaaaaaatacacagcCAAACAGCAGTTGTAAGTGTTCCACAAAATTGTGTACGTGTTTTAACATGGCAACCACATATGATTTATTGATGGGGTCCTCTTTGTGGTGATTGCCTCATATTGCCTAGGGCTGGCAAGGAGTGCCTATGGTACTAGAGCACCACGGTGCAATATCCAAAAATCTCAGGGATATTTGCTACAGTACTGAGGGTGTTTCCTGCCAGAATCAATGCTAATTGAGACAAAAAATCTGTGTACACAATATTTCTTTAATGCCAGTAGAAAATTAATTACAAACAAGAATTCGTCAGAGAGGGAGGAACATATACAAGTAATTGGagtctttcttcttattttttttagtaaTGTAGGAAGATCTTCAGTAACAGAAAACCTAAGAATCATGGAGGTAACCTTGGGAGTACAGATGTTCTTTCTTCTTAATTCTGACTTGAATACAATCGTTGTAGTCATCTGATCAGAACCCTTTGATGGACGATGCCTTGGACCCACCCCTCTTTCGTTTCCATGCCACGGCAGCAACTTGCATGCTTTTGGTCTGTTTGGATGAACGGTAACAGCAAACCCATTGTTAGTCAACTATTTCTGAAAGGATATGAAAGGCAGAATGTCTAAAAATATTTCATGAATTCTTGCTGAATTAGTACACCACTAGAGGATTCCCGTGGATTATATATCTTTGAAAATCTAGGCTTACATACAAGCATGATTTCGGCGGGCCCTGTGCCACCAAATCAGCATCAGCATGTTTATGTGTGGATAAAATTCTGCAAAAATCAAAGAGGAAATTTCTGTCCTTCTGAGGAACTCAACAAACATGTAGGGGCTCTGTCCAACACTGATGTGACGGCACAAGGCCACCAAAATCTTGATTATATTGAAATCAAGATTTCCAAAGATACAGTGTTGAAACAATGCCTAAAGAATTTCCTAGGTATTAACACTTTTTCTAATGACTAGATTAGATGTCGCTGGAAAGATTCTAGCCACAAACAAGTTAGTGACAGGTTTAGATAATGCAATGAACAACGAACATTAATTTGCATACATCGGTTTTCCTTTTGACATGATTGATTGACAGGCTGTAGTTACATATGAGGCTTTCATCCCTTTAAGCTCCTGCCCAGTGCTGCTCATCAGCAAACATACTATTCACTGACAGAAAGGATTCCTGACATCTGGGACCATGgttgggtgatccaaaccgttgatcggATGGGCCCTATCACACATAGGAGATGCTcaaaaatcttccagattggaagatcataaTCCTTCAATCAATGCCGTATGAATAAGAGGTTAAAGCAGAAAATACATCAGCAATCCACATTCAACGGAAAGCCCAATGATCAAAGAGGATTAGGATCGTCCCATCTGGCAGACTTTCAGGCATCCCCCATCCAAACTGAGGCCCAAAAgatcaactgtttggatcatcaaaccaaGGTCTCACATGTACAGAAGAATGACAGTCCAATATCTTTTGTTCATTATGTTAAAATTGGGTTTGATAGAAAATGACAGTCCACTTTAATAAAAGAACACTTCTATCTACTGCCAACATATAATTATAGAACTGGAAATATCAGCACCAATGCCAGAAAAGATGGATTTGATACAGCGTTCAGATTCAGCAGGCCCATTCTATGAACAGATTTATGGAGCTAATATTGTACTAACATTAACGGCAACAGAGTGACAGCATACAGCAATCTGGAGATGTTTTCCTAGCAATCAAAACAACAAGAACCATTGGGACAAACTGATGTagccaaagtgggccacacacaaaaacCCATTTCAGACATACTTCAGTTGTTCCAATCATGGAACACTTCTGGCTACATCAAAAACTGCACTGAACAGCAAACAAGTGGCATGTCAAAGGAGCTGCATCCCCACTAATCCATTACACGACTCAGGAAATCTGAGACTGACTTTATGATTGAGCATTTGCCTTATGCTGTTAAAATCGATTGTACAACCAGTTGCATATTGGACACAACATTGAAGACTAACAAATGAATAAAAAATCATGTAGCAATCTCATCTGACATAACGAGCATTAGCAGGAATGTAAATGAA contains:
- the LOC131237056 gene encoding metallocarboxypeptidase A-like protein MCYG_01475 isoform X1; protein product: MKRKKERAYSVQMGSFLSLSLLFFFFFSLLQLSTVVDGRNPSTHSFTPIIRDLYHSSDSLMKRVKALVGRHPDRLTMETIRAGSKGYSSEILVVTYNRVKKDIDSSSKFRILLSFGQHGRELITSEVALRLLGILSEEHKIPRIDMFSLNKILENLVIKVVPMENPNGRGLVEAGDLCERRNGRGVDLNRNWSVDWGKKEKDFDPYEENPGSAPFSEPETQIMRKISKSFNPHIWVNVHSGMEALFMPYDHRNTTPVGFAADIMRSMLENLNHLHCQDRCLVGSGGGSVGYLAHGTSTDYMHDIVKVPMAFTFEIYGDSETSSKDCFKMFNPIDRITFNRVVSSWTAAFITIFKTGPTWLDKIRSEASSNSGKWVSIDTYVEDNSKGRSKSSRRMEMLDLGMQELRTYFRLFLLSSVLLMFMFCSRISKNKCKVILPTPSH